A single Phoenix dactylifera cultivar Barhee BC4 chromosome 1, palm_55x_up_171113_PBpolish2nd_filt_p, whole genome shotgun sequence DNA region contains:
- the LOC103698200 gene encoding putative E3 ubiquitin-protein ligase RF298 produces MATMVARGSSPLSSSISIQEKGRRNKRKFRADPPITDPITANPPLQTECSSYDELFPVERNSDDPSLEHHVGACSTCGALMCGPLEGLGLDEFQDTDWTQLTETQLEEILLSNLDTIFKSAIKIITSSGYSEEVATSVVLRSGLCYGCKDTISNIADNALAFLRSGQEVESSRTENSSEDLQKLAKTVLADMISVLREVRPFFSTGDAMWCLLICDMNISHACALDENPLSSIGNGEISGNSASPRVESSSNSNNISAPTTPELNAPGPEKLKTVLPYPENTSPLEMSTVVGIPNLPYGRFLASSNVHDMVPNLSTEKENPISSSRHMEESSSSTISQSLQEGKPIGSRRVHLGSSKREFILRQKSIHFEKSYRALGSKAAFRACKQSGLGGLILDRKSKPISNSKIINMKSTSIKVGKAMGIDKSKADATLELSFTAGLCSSASCSTKTVSSPSPTPSANTELSLSLPSASSSGAGLKPDCSIEASNCCNLAGIPSDKISTDWVPQDKKDDMLVKLVPRLRELQAQLQDWTDWAQQKVMQAARRLSKDKLELQTLRQEKEDVVRLQKERRNLEDNTRKKLGEMEIAISKANDQVERASASARRLDVENARLRLEMEAAKLQAAEAAASCHEVTGREIKSNKMFQSWERQKSLSQEELVSVKQKLSLLQRQLEQAKEHQDQLEARRRQEEKMKDEALSLSNSERTKQEKFESSAKSQENALILKEENDLQKYKMEIRRLEQQTEQLRLMTDSSKFATLKWGTNKSYVSCLSDGRKNSNANYLTKIISQYLGSDDIQPERECVMCLTEEMSIVFLPCAHQVVCTKCNELHEKQGMKDCPSCRTPIQRRISVRSADS; encoded by the exons ATGGCGACAATGGTGGCTAGGGGTAGCAGTCCTCTGTCTTCGTCGATCTCTATTCAAGAAAAGGGTaggaggaacaagagaaaattTCGAGCTGATCCACCTATAACTGACCCAATTACAGCCAACCCTCCATTGCAAACTGAATGCTCtagttatgatgaattattccCTGTTGAGAGGAACTCCGACGATCCCAGCCTTGAGCACCATGTAGGTGCCTGCAGTACATGTGGGGCGCTTATGTGCGGTCCTCTAGAAGGGCTTGGATTGGATGAATTCCAAGACACAGATTGGACTCAGCTCACAGAAACCCAACTTGAGGAGATCTTGTTGAGTAATTTGGATACCATCTTTAAGAGTGCAATTAAGATTATCACTTCTTCTGGATACTCTGAGGAGGTGGCAACGAGTGTTGTCTTGAGGTCCGGGCTTTGTTATGGGTGCAAAGATACAATTTCTAACATCGCTGACAATGCATTGGCATTTTTGAGGAGTGGGCAAGAGGTTGAATCTTCTAGAACAGAGAATTCATCAGAGGATTTGCAGAAGTTGGCAAAGACTGTGTTGGCAGACATGATTAGCGTGCTTAGGGAGGTCCGACCATTCTTTAGTACAGGTGATGCAATGTGGTGCTTGCTGATCTGTGATATGAATATTTCTCATGCTTGTGCATTGGATGAAAATCCCTTGAGTAGTATTGGAAATGGTGAGATCTCAGGCAATTCTGCTTCTCCCCGAGTGGAATCAAGCTCAAACTCCAATAATATTTCTGCTCCAACCACTCCTGAATTGAATGCTCCTGGACCTGAGAAGTTGAAAACTGTTTTACCTTATCCTGAGAATACTTCACCACTGGAAATGTCCACTGTGGTAGGGATCCCAAATTTACCTTATGGCAGGTTCTTGGCCTCAAGCAATGTGCACGACATGGTTCCAAATCTTAGCACAGAGAAGGAGAATCCAATTTCTTCATCTCGTCATATGGAGGAATCCTCTTCTTCAACCATTTCTCAATCTCTACAAGAAGGGAAGCCGATAGGTAGTAGAAGGGTCCATTTAGGTAGTTCAAAGAGGGAATTTATTCTCCGGCAGAAGTCAATTCACTTTGAGAAGAGCTACAGAGCATTGGGATCTAAAGCAgcttttagagcatgcaaacaaAGTGGTTTGGGGGGTTTAATATTGGATAGGAAAAGCAAGCCCATTTCCAATTCTAAAATTATAAACATGAAGAGCACCTCCATTAAGGTAGGCAAAGCAATGGGAATTGATAAGTCAAAAGCAGATGCGACACTTGAACTTTCTTTTACTGCTGGACTTTGCTCTAGTGCATCATGCAGTACGAAAACAGTTAGCAGTCCATCTCCAACACCTTCTGCAAACACTGAACTTTCTTTGTCTCTGCCTTCTGCAAGCAGCAGTGGTGCTGGTTTGAAACCAGACTGTAGCATTGAGGCTTCAAATTGCTGTAATCTTGCTGGCATCCCCTCTGATAAGATATCTACAGATTGGGTACCACAGGACAAGAAGGATGACATGCTGGTTAAACTAGTTCCCCGGCTACGGGAACTGCAGGCACAACTGCAGGACTGGACGGACTGGGCCCAACAAAAGGTGATGCAGGCTGCCCGTAGACTGAGCAAAGACAAGCTTGAGCTGCAAACCTTGAGGCAGGAAAAGGAAGATGTCGTTCGTCTCCAAAAGGAGAGGCGGAATTTGGAAGATAACACCAGAAAAAAGCTTGGAGAGATGGAAATCGCGATATCAAAGGCGAATGACCAGGTTGAGAGAGCCAGTGCTTCTGCACGCAGGCTCGATGTTGAGAATGCCAGGCTGAGGCTGGAAATGGAAGCTGCAAAGTTACAGGCTGCAGAAGCAGCGGCTAGTTGTCATGAAGTTACAGGAAGGGAGATAAAGAGTAATAAAATGTTCCAGTCATGGGAGAGACAGAAGTCATTATCTCAAGAGGAGCTTGTAAGTGTAAAGCAGAAACTCTCTCTGCTGCAGCGGCAATTAGAACAAGCTAAAGAGCACCAAGATCAATTAGag GCTAGGCGGagacaagaagaaaaaatgaaGGATGAAGCCCTCTCACTGTCCAACTCTGAAAGAactaagcaagaaaaatttgagAGTTCTGCAAAATCACAGGAAAATGCATTAATATTGAAAGAAGAAAATGACTTACAAAAATACAAAATGGAGATCCGGAGGCTTGAGCAGCAGACTGAGCAATTGCGGCTAATGACAGACTCCTCAAAGTTTGCAACATTAAAATGGGGCACAAATAAAAGTTATGTGTCATGCCTTTCTGATGGAAGAAAGAACAGTAATGCAAATTATTTGACGAAGATTATTTCCCAGTACCTTGGATCCGACGACATACAGCCTGAACGAGAGTGCGTGATGTGCTTGACTGAAGAGATGTCCATTGTTTTCCTTCCTTGTGCCCACCAAGTTGTTTGCACCAAATGCAATGAGCTTCACGAGAAGCAGGGTATGAAGGATTGTCCTTCATGTAGGACACCCATTCAGCGAAGGATTTCTGTACGCTCTGCTGACTCTTAG